Below is a genomic region from Streptomyces roseoviridis.
AGGCGGTAGCGCGGGGTGAGGTGCAGCGTGTGCGCGCAGGCCCGTTCCAGCGAGACCCGGTGGCCGACCGACACGAAGACCGGCTTGACGCCGGCGCGGGTGCGCAGCGCCCGGCCGACGGTCTCGCCCTCGGCGACGAGGGCGCTGAACTCCCCCCGCTGCTCCCCCGGTTGTTCGTAGCCGAAGGTGAACGGGTTCTTGGCGACGCCGATCGACGGCAGCCCGGTGAGCACGCCGAGGTGGCTCGCCAGGCCGAAGCGGCGGGGGTGGGCGAGCCCGTAGCCGTCGCAGACCAGCAGCCCGGGGTCGGCGGTGAGGCGCCCGAGCGCGGCGAGGACGGTGGGGACCTCACGGAAGGCCAGGAGCCCCGGCACGTACGGGAAGGACACCCGGCCGACGGCGGTGGCCTCCGCCACGACGTCGAGGGTCCGGGCGTCGAGGACGACGGCCGCCGCCGCGACCAGGTCCCGCTCGTCGTCGTACGCCACGTCGACCCCGGTCACGTTCCCCTCGCCGACCCCGGGGCCCGGCTCACCCAGCTCCAGCCGTCCGCGCAGATCCTCCTGCACGGCCAGCGCGGTCCGCTCGTCGGCGGGCCAGCCCTGGGGAATCCCGATGATCGTCATGCCGCCGCCCCGCCGTCCGCGCGCAGCAGCAGGTGCCCCCGGCGGAACCGCTCGCCCTCGCAGGGCTCCCGCAGCATCCGGCCGGTCTCGGTGAAGCCGGCCTCGGCGGCCAGGCCCGCGAGTGCGTCGACGGGCCATCGGTAGGCCGTCGCCACCTTGTGGTCGAAGGCCGTGACCGGAGAGCCCTCCGACTCGAAGAAGGCCAGGAGGAGGGTGCCGCCGGGCGCCAGGACCCGACGGAACTCGGCGAAGTACCGGGGCAGGTCCTGCGGCGGGGTGTGGATGACCGAATACCAGGAGACGACGCCTCCCAGCCCGCCGTCGGCCACGCCCACCGCGTCGAGCGCGTCCATGGAACCGACCTCGAACCGCAGGTCCGGGTACGTCTCGCGGGCGAGGGCGATCATCACCGGCGACAGGTCGACCCCGAAGACGTCGAGGCCCAGGTCCCGCAGCCGCGCGGTGACCGGCCCCGGGCCGCACCCGACCTCCACGACCGGCCCGGCGGCCTCGGCCCGCACGGTCTCGGCGAACGCCGTGAGCACGGCGCGGTCGAGGGGCAGCGAGTCGAGGTCGGGGCGCGGCAGTTCGGAGTAGAGGACGGCGACGGCGTCGTAGGCGTCGGCCGTAGCGCGGTGGTGGGAGGAGAGTTCGGTCACGGGAGGAGGTTAGAGGAGGCGGGAGGAGACCGCTGGGGGCGGTGGCAGCCTGACCGGCAGGCGCGCCGCCCGGATACGCCGGAGACGCCCACGTACGGCCTGGGGCCCGGGCGGCCGGTAGCCGGACGGTCGGGGGCCCGAACGGCCGGTCGCCGGACGGTGCACTGACCCGGGCGGCCGGTGGCCGGACGGTGCAGTGGCCCAGCCGACCGGTGGCCGGACGGGCCGGACGCCGCAGTGGCCCAGCGGCCGGTGGTCGGACGGCGCAGTGACTCGGACGGCCGGTCGCCGGACGGCACAGTGACCCGGGCGGCCGGTGGTCGGACGGCCCGGTGACCCGGTGGCGGCACCGGGTAGCCTGACGATCATGTTCGTACTGGAGCTCACCTACACCGCGCCCGTCGAGCGCGTCGACGCGCTGATCCCCGCCCACGTCGAGTGGCTCGACGCGCAGTACGCCGCCGGGGTGTTCCTGGCCTCCGGGCGGAAGAATCCGCGGGACGGCGGGGTGATCCTGGCCGGCGGGGTCGGTCGCGAGGAGATCGAGAAGATCGTGGCGACCGACCCGTTCACCGTCGAGGGCGTCTGCGCGTACCGGATCGTGGAGTTCTACGCCACCAAGTCGGTGGACGGACTCGCCCCGTTCCGGGACGAGTTGCCCGCCTAGAAGGGGGTTCGCCGACCTGGCGTCGAGTGCGCCGGGGTCAACGGGCCCCGAACATCAGGGTGAAGGTCGCGGCACGGTTGCCGTCGCCATCGGTGTAGCGACCGACACCGGGACCCGCGTCCTTGAAGCGGGGGTCGAGGATCGCTCGGCGATGCCCGTTGTTGGCGTAGTTGTTCTCGGGGTCGTGATGCATCCACCAATGGACCGCGGCCTTCGGGGTGCCCCAGGTCCATCCCGCGGGCACGACGTTCCTGCCGTCGCTGCGCCCTCCGCCGTTCTGGGTGTTCTCGCTCATCGTGCGGTAACCGCCGTAGCCCGACTTGGCGATGCGGTCCTCCGGCCAGGCGTATCCGGCCCGGGAGTCCCAGTGACCGCATCCGAACCAGTTCGGGTTGGACGGACAGCTGCGGTCCGGGGCGGTCGCCCAGTTCTCCGAGTGCGCCCGCGCCGCAGTGGCGAGGTGGCCGTTGAAGCAGAGCGGCGCGAGACCGCGCTGTGAGCGCTCCACGTTCACGAGGTGGAGCAGCGCGTGCTCGGCGTTGGTGACGTCGGCGGCGGTCTGGGGAACCTTGTCGACATAGCCGGCGTACCGTTCTTCCGCCTTCTGGCAATCCTCAGCGCCGGCCGTGCTGCCGTTGGCCCAGGACGCGGCGAGGTCGCTCTTCGCGTCCCCGTTGAAATCTCCGGCGGCCCACTTGGTCGTGTCCATCCAGCCACCCGCGTTCGTCGCCCAGTGACCGCGCCTGAACCCCGACCCCGTCGACAGACTCACCGTGATCGTATTCGACCCACCGTTGTTCCAGACAGTCGCCAGATCCGCCCTCCGGTCACCATTGAAATCCCCGGCAACCCACGGCGTCCCATCGATCCAACCACCATCCCGATCACTCCACTGAGACCACCCCGGGAACCGCGAACCATCAGACAGATACACCGCCGTCGACAGACTGCCACCGTTGTTCCAGGACGCGGCGAGATCACTCTTCCCATCACCGTTGAAATCCCCGGCGGCCCACTTGGTCGTATCCATCCAGCCACCCGCGTTCGTCGCCCAGTGACCGCGCCTGAACCCCGACCCCGTCGACAGACTCACCGTGATCGTATTCGAACCACCGTTGTTCCAGACAGTCGCCAGATCCGCCCTCCGGTCACCATTGAAATCCCCGGCAACCCACGGCATCCCATCGATCCAACCACCATCCCGATCACTCCACTGAGACCACCCCGGGAACCGCGAACCATCAGACAGATACACCGCAGTGGACAGGTTGGCGTTCGAAGCGGCGGCCGGAGCACCGCCCGAAACGGGGGCCAGGGCGGCCGCCAGGAGTACGAACGCGGCCGCTCCGCGTGATGGAAGCGTCAGCATGAGCTCACCTGCCGCGGTCATACGCGATCCGGCCAACCGGTGGCGGTGGCCGTCGTGCTCGCGGAGCCGGCGCATCGGGGAGGTGAAGGGCCCGGGACAGCGGCCGGGTCAGAGGGAGTGTCCGGGCCTCGCGCCGGCGGCTCT
It encodes:
- a CDS encoding endonuclease V: MTIIGIPQGWPADERTALAVQEDLRGRLELGEPGPGVGEGNVTGVDVAYDDERDLVAAAAVVLDARTLDVVAEATAVGRVSFPYVPGLLAFREVPTVLAALGRLTADPGLLVCDGYGLAHPRRFGLASHLGVLTGLPSIGVAKNPFTFGYEQPGEQRGEFSALVAEGETVGRALRTRAGVKPVFVSVGHRVSLERACAHTLHLTPRYRLPETTRRADALCRRALGEALTAQSG
- a CDS encoding class I SAM-dependent methyltransferase, whose amino-acid sequence is MTELSSHHRATADAYDAVAVLYSELPRPDLDSLPLDRAVLTAFAETVRAEAAGPVVEVGCGPGPVTARLRDLGLDVFGVDLSPVMIALARETYPDLRFEVGSMDALDAVGVADGGLGGVVSWYSVIHTPPQDLPRYFAEFRRVLAPGGTLLLAFFESEGSPVTAFDHKVATAYRWPVDALAGLAAEAGFTETGRMLREPCEGERFRRGHLLLRADGGAAA
- a CDS encoding YciI family protein, which translates into the protein MFVLELTYTAPVERVDALIPAHVEWLDAQYAAGVFLASGRKNPRDGGVILAGGVGREEIEKIVATDPFTVEGVCAYRIVEFYATKSVDGLAPFRDELPA
- a CDS encoding CAP domain-containing protein; amino-acid sequence: MDTTKWAAGDFNGDAKSDLAASWANGSTAGAEDCQKAEERYAGYVDKVPQTAADVTNAEHALLHLVNVERSQRGLAPLCFNGHLATAARAHSENWATAPDRSCPSNPNWFGCGHWDSRAGYAWPEDRIAKSGYGGYRTMSENTQNGGGRSDGRNVVPAGWTWGTPKAAVHWWMHHDPENNYANNGHRRAILDPRFKDAGPGVGRYTDGDGNRAATFTLMFGAR